A genomic window from Methanobrevibacter sp. TLL-48-HuF1 includes:
- a CDS encoding exopolyphosphatase, giving the protein MIKMLYGIVDIGSNTIRLKIYEYKNNKIKSVFSKKKTAGLIAYRDDGKLNDEGINILSSILNKFNKIMDLLNVSKRYFFATASLRNISNTYEIIGFIKEKLGIKIHILDDETEAQLSFNSVKDIGLGSDEGILIDVGGGSCEIIIFENKTPIGKGSLPIGSLSCYEDYVGVMFPNKKESENIEKRVIKEIEDLDFVKTHKKYLFGVGGTVRNLKKLLVHLNFINEKEDTIPVYLLDDVLDELKYNNKENFNKILKVKAERIHTLVPGIIIIKTIAKYFHIEKICVCKNSIREGVLYSLLDAEGL; this is encoded by the coding sequence ATGATAAAAATGTTATATGGAATTGTAGATATTGGCTCAAATACTATCAGATTAAAAATATATGAATATAAAAATAACAAAATTAAATCCGTTTTTTCTAAAAAGAAAACAGCAGGCCTTATTGCTTATCGTGATGATGGCAAATTAAATGATGAAGGAATAAATATTTTATCATCTATATTAAATAAATTTAATAAAATTATGGATTTATTAAATGTAAGTAAGAGATATTTCTTTGCAACAGCCAGTTTAAGAAATATTTCAAATACTTATGAAATAATTGGTTTCATAAAAGAAAAATTGGGTATAAAGATTCATATTCTTGATGATGAAACCGAAGCACAGTTAAGTTTCAATTCAGTTAAAGACATAGGATTGGGAAGTGATGAGGGGATTCTTATTGATGTTGGTGGAGGCAGCTGTGAAATAATTATCTTTGAAAATAAAACACCGATTGGTAAAGGAAGTTTACCTATCGGATCACTGTCATGTTATGAAGATTATGTTGGAGTTATGTTTCCAAATAAAAAGGAATCTGAAAATATTGAAAAAAGAGTTATTAAAGAAATTGAAGATTTGGATTTTGTTAAAACTCATAAAAAATATTTATTTGGTGTAGGTGGAACTGTTAGAAATCTTAAAAAATTACTGGTTCATCTTAATTTTATCAATGAAAAAGAAGATACAATTCCGGTTTATTTGCTGGATGATGTATTGGATGAACTTAAATATAATAATAAGGAAAATTTTAATAAAATACTGAAAGTTAAAGCTGAAAGAATTCACACACTTGTGCCGGGAATTATAATTATTAAAACAATTGCAAAATATTTCCATATAGAGAAAATATGTGTTTGTAAAAATTCCATAAGGGAAGGAGTTTTATACTCACTTTTGGATGCTGAGGGATTATAA